A genome region from Pseudanabaena sp. FACHB-2040 includes the following:
- a CDS encoding SDR family NAD(P)-dependent oxidoreductase: MAKKFSAKSTADEVLSGINLKGKRFLITGASSGIGLETARSLVAHGASVVGAVRNLAKAEPATASVRDAALQGGGSLELINLDHFALINGIEPLLADNGRLVVLSSLAHRGADIDLDDPNFEQQAYDPWVAYSRSKTANSLFAVEFDRRHRDRGIRAASAMPGNSLTNLPRHFSQEELQGLLQTVDAARTEAGLPPQELKEIPQAAATSVWAAVVANKDEIGEHYLEDCAIAPINDTPNPFADGVRSYALDVNKAKQLWAKSEELISAAS; this comes from the coding sequence ATGGCTAAAAAATTTAGTGCAAAATCGACCGCCGACGAGGTGCTTTCCGGCATTAATCTCAAGGGAAAGCGATTTCTCATTACGGGTGCATCGTCGGGCATTGGACTCGAAACCGCCCGCTCACTGGTCGCTCACGGGGCTAGTGTCGTCGGCGCGGTCAGAAACCTCGCTAAAGCTGAGCCAGCCACTGCATCAGTTCGTGATGCCGCTTTGCAAGGAGGTGGCAGCCTGGAGTTGATCAATCTTGATCATTTCGCCCTGATCAATGGGATCGAGCCGTTGCTCGCCGATAATGGACGGCTAGTCGTCCTGTCGTCGCTCGCGCATCGCGGTGCCGATATCGACTTGGACGATCCGAATTTCGAGCAGCAGGCGTACGATCCATGGGTTGCCTATAGCCGCTCGAAAACCGCCAATTCACTGTTCGCGGTGGAGTTTGACAGACGGCATCGTGATCGCGGCATTCGGGCTGCTTCGGCGATGCCCGGAAACAGTCTCACGAACCTACCCCGCCATTTCTCGCAGGAGGAGTTGCAGGGACTTTTACAGACCGTTGACGCAGCGCGCACCGAAGCGGGTCTGCCGCCGCAAGAGTTGAAAGAAATTCCGCAGGCAGCCGCGACATCGGTCTGGGCAGCAGTCGTGGCTAACAAAGACGAGATCGGTGAACACTATCTCGAAGATTGCGCGATCGCGCCGATCAATGACACGCCCAACCCATTTGCCGACGGTGTCAGATCGTATGCGCTTGACGTGAACAAAGCTAAGCAGCTCTGGGCGAAAAGCGAGGAATTGATCAGCGCTGCGTCTTAA